The DNA sequence CCGTATGCCTATATCAATTAAACTGCCCATATAAATTTCACTAATGTTAATATTTTAAACAATAACCTTTCTTTGAATCCTTCTATTTTGTTTATATTTTTAGCATGTATTTTAAATTTCATATTTTTTACAATGTTTATGCCTGATGTAAAGTCCAGCAAGGTCACCGTCAAGGGCGACCACAACCAGATTATCACCAATGAACAGCCCGGCAGGCAAGCCCTGATCAAGGACAAGCTTTTTCACCTGATGTTCGCCGTTTCCAACGGCCAGTCCAAAAGCATGACAATCAACAGGATCAAGGAGATCTACGACATGCTTTAAGGTTCAAAGCCCTTGAGCTTAAAGTAAGGGTGACTCTCATCGAAGATCACCTTTTCTTTTCCCACATTCTTTGCAAATAAGGGGTGCACCTTGTCAGGGTAGCGCAGGCGTTCCTTTGGGGTCTTCCGTGCGGTCTGGTTGGGTACCAGCTCCACGTCGCAGCGGCAGCCCCAGCCCAGCGGCGGATAGTTGCTTGTCCAGAACGGGTCGTCTACCGGCAAGGTGATCCCCTCCAGCCTTCGGTGCTCCTCCCTGACCCTGCTGTCATTGACCGTGCTGTAGCGCAGCATGTAGTCCTCCTTGTGCTGCTCGGCTTCCTGCCACCTGGCCGCCATCGTGGCCTGCGCTATGGCCGCATCGTATTCCGTCCGCAGCCAGGTGACATTGTAGGCATGGTGCTTCTCCAGAGCCAGCTCTCTGAAGGCATCCCATTCCCTGAGGCGGCCATCCTGCAACAGCAGGGCATTGATCTCCTGGCAAAGCACAGCCTCCTTGAAGGAGGAGAACAGGTAGACATTCTCCTTGAGTGACTTGAGCATGGTGTGGTCCGGGGAGTCATAATCCAGGTCGACCAGCCTTTTTCCATACCCTTGCTCGACTCCCTTATATAAGGTGTCACCCACCTGGTTTGCCAGTGCCTTGAAGTCCCTGGTCTTCCAGAGTCCCTTGAACCCCCTTTTGAACAGCCTTTCAGCCACCTTTAGAAAGAGTTTAAGCAGTTCAGGATTTCCCTCTGCCATTTGTGGCTCTTGGTGGCCGGTGATGCAACAGCCCGTTTCATGGTAGAGCGCGACCAGCTGTTGCTCCAGTCCGCTCCCCTTACCCTTTCCCGGCTTTTCCACTGGCTTGGGCTCCTCTGCCAGGATGGGGGTGCCATAGGTTTCAGTGATGTATTCCGGATCGATACGGTACTGGGTGGCGATCCACTTGTCCACCTCCAGCTGCGTTCCTGCCAGCTTGAGGCTCTTGGAAGTATCGAAGCGGAAGTGGTTGCCCTCCACAGCATAGCCATGCTTGCCCAGCAGCGGCAGCACGTAGTCGTTGACCATGTATTCTACATAGCGGATATCGGCCTTGTATATTTGTTCCCTGGTGGTGTCGTGCACCTCCGCCTGGCTTCTGGAGGAGCCATCCTCCGTGGTCATGGTCTGCCCCAGCACCCGCTTGGATATTTCCTTGTTCGCCAGCTCGATGGCAGAGGTGAACACCTTCTGCCCATCGGTATTCTTGGACTCATGGATCTCAAACTGTGCATCGAAGGGCAGGATGGCGTACATGGCTTCCCCCATGGCTTCTAGGTATTCCTCCAGCCCATCGAGTACCTGCTTGTCCCGGCTATCGGTCTTGGCAATCCGGTACGGGAAACCGTATACCTCCTGGTAGAGACTGTAGAAGCCTACGGCCTGCTTCTTGAATACCGTGTAGCGGGAGGCCTCCAGGAGCAACCCGGTATGGTCCGTGGTATCGTCCTTCAGGAAAAGGTAGAAGTCATTGTAGGGGGGCTCTGCCAGGAAAAAGCGCTGCTCCCCGTTCACATCTGAGAGTACGGCACATTCCTGCGGGATGGCATGGGCCCGGTCAATGGACTGGACTGCCACCACATGCCCCTTGTCCAAGACAAACTCAATGACCGAGTAACCGTAGTAGATACTCTCGACGACCATGCGGATAATGTCGTGCATCCACTTCTTGTCCAGCTCCTCAAAGAGTGCCTCGTTCTTTTCCCCATTCGCATCAAGGATGTGGAAGGGCGTATTGAGCACCGAGAGCGTTCGGGTATTCAGCACGGTTTGCAGGTGCGTATCGAGAAGGGCGTCCTCATAGATGCGTACCAGCTCCTCCCTTCTGGGGCGGTAGATGTCAATGGCGGCCTGGTGTGCCTTGCGCCATTTCTCGGTATCCATCCGCTCCAGGTAGCGGCTGCGCTGCTGCATTTTCACCCTTTTGGAGGATGGGCGGTTTAGAGCGCTCCTGCTTGATTTTGTGTAATACATATACAAATAGACGTTAGATGCTGATATAATCCGAAATACACCGTTTAACTGCGTTTAAATGGGGGTGTTTCCGGCCATTAATAGTAATGCCTTGCCGTGGAGGGCTTTCCCTTCCTGATCAGGGGCCTTTCTTCCTCCCCTTTCTCATCCAGGAGCCTGGGCCAGTCCACATGTACCTCATCCTTCTGGAGGGAGACAAGAAAATCCCGCGCTTCCTTGTACTGTTCGTACCGGTCT is a window from the Limibacter armeniacum genome containing:
- a CDS encoding phage portal protein family protein is translated as MQQRSRYLERMDTEKWRKAHQAAIDIYRPRREELVRIYEDALLDTHLQTVLNTRTLSVLNTPFHILDANGEKNEALFEELDKKWMHDIIRMVVESIYYGYSVIEFVLDKGHVVAVQSIDRAHAIPQECAVLSDVNGEQRFFLAEPPYNDFYLFLKDDTTDHTGLLLEASRYTVFKKQAVGFYSLYQEVYGFPYRIAKTDSRDKQVLDGLEEYLEAMGEAMYAILPFDAQFEIHESKNTDGQKVFTSAIELANKEISKRVLGQTMTTEDGSSRSQAEVHDTTREQIYKADIRYVEYMVNDYVLPLLGKHGYAVEGNHFRFDTSKSLKLAGTQLEVDKWIATQYRIDPEYITETYGTPILAEEPKPVEKPGKGKGSGLEQQLVALYHETGCCITGHQEPQMAEGNPELLKLFLKVAERLFKRGFKGLWKTRDFKALANQVGDTLYKGVEQGYGKRLVDLDYDSPDHTMLKSLKENVYLFSSFKEAVLCQEINALLLQDGRLREWDAFRELALEKHHAYNVTWLRTEYDAAIAQATMAARWQEAEQHKEDYMLRYSTVNDSRVREEHRRLEGITLPVDDPFWTSNYPPLGWGCRCDVELVPNQTARKTPKERLRYPDKVHPLFAKNVGKEKVIFDESHPYFKLKGFEP